One stretch of Hevea brasiliensis isolate MT/VB/25A 57/8 chromosome 12, ASM3005281v1, whole genome shotgun sequence DNA includes these proteins:
- the LOC110637370 gene encoding uncharacterized protein LOC110637370 isoform X2 gives MEVKRCSSSKSHDRDHGGERVAAEHLERVPKLGEVIWVKLSGGSWWPAVVVKSNVNGSNKADDGLMGDVRVRLYGSYEYMYVDPIKWCSEFRVTLEQNNGCYEDIFRKALEQVLSSSKCGRVKGKVAKSKGTSKQVKETEKHDRGQKRLKQNKQAATAAKCKSPKQNEDATLSGTSQELSARRTKVMQTLGLIAPSGSPFHKMSAFI, from the exons ATGGAAGTTAAACGCTGTTCAAGTAGCAAAAGTCATGATAGGGATCATGGTGGGGAAAGAGTTGCAGCTGAGCATTTGGAACGGGTACCCAAGCTTGGAGAAGTAATTTGGGTCAAGCTTTCTGGTGGTTCATGGTGGCCTGCTGTG GTTGTTAAGAGCAATGTCAATGGAAGCAATAAAGCTGATGATGGATTAATGGGGGATGTTCGTGTTAGGCTCTATGGAAGCTATGAATA CATGTACGTGGATCCCATTAAATGGTGTTCTGAGTTTCGGGTT ACACTTGAGCAGAACAATGGTTGTTATGAAGATATATTCAGGAAAGCTCTGGAGCAG GTTCTTTCTTCATCAAAATGTGGTCGAGTAAAGGGGAAAGTAGCCAAATCCAAAG GTACCAGTAAACAAGTGAAAGAAACTGAAAAGCATGACAGGGGTCAGAAGAGACTAAAGCAAAATAAGCAAGCTGCAACAGCGGCAAAATGTAAAAGCCCTAAGCAAAATGAG GATGCTACTTTGTCTGGAACATCTCAAGAACTGAGTGCACGGAGGACCAAAGTCATGCAAACTCTTGGTCTAATTGCTCCTTCTGGATCTCCATTCCACAAAATGAGTGCATTTATATGA
- the LOC110637370 gene encoding uncharacterized protein LOC110637370 isoform X1 encodes MEVKRCSSSKSHDRDHGGERVAAEHLERVPKLGEVIWVKLSGGSWWPAVVVKSNVNGSNKADDGLMGDVRVRLYGSYEYMYVDPIKWCSEFRVTLEQNNGCYEDIFRKALEQVLSSSKCGRVKGKVAKSKGTSKQVKETEKHDRGQKRLKQNKQAATAAKCKSPKQNEVLKNHKFNISTSSDATLSGTSQELSARRTKVMQTLGLIAPSGSPFHKMSAFI; translated from the exons ATGGAAGTTAAACGCTGTTCAAGTAGCAAAAGTCATGATAGGGATCATGGTGGGGAAAGAGTTGCAGCTGAGCATTTGGAACGGGTACCCAAGCTTGGAGAAGTAATTTGGGTCAAGCTTTCTGGTGGTTCATGGTGGCCTGCTGTG GTTGTTAAGAGCAATGTCAATGGAAGCAATAAAGCTGATGATGGATTAATGGGGGATGTTCGTGTTAGGCTCTATGGAAGCTATGAATA CATGTACGTGGATCCCATTAAATGGTGTTCTGAGTTTCGGGTT ACACTTGAGCAGAACAATGGTTGTTATGAAGATATATTCAGGAAAGCTCTGGAGCAG GTTCTTTCTTCATCAAAATGTGGTCGAGTAAAGGGGAAAGTAGCCAAATCCAAAG GTACCAGTAAACAAGTGAAAGAAACTGAAAAGCATGACAGGGGTCAGAAGAGACTAAAGCAAAATAAGCAAGCTGCAACAGCGGCAAAATGTAAAAGCCCTAAGCAAAATGAGGTACTAAAGAACCACAAGTTTAACATTTCGACCTCCTCT GATGCTACTTTGTCTGGAACATCTCAAGAACTGAGTGCACGGAGGACCAAAGTCATGCAAACTCTTGGTCTAATTGCTCCTTCTGGATCTCCATTCCACAAAATGAGTGCATTTATATGA